In a genomic window of Rhododendron vialii isolate Sample 1 chromosome 12a, ASM3025357v1:
- the LOC131311498 gene encoding HVA22-like protein e has protein sequence MSRLETTITFLHSLAGPIVMLLYPLFASVIAIERRSKGDSDHEQWLAYWILYSFLTLMEMLLEPILQWIPIWYNIKLVFVAWLVLPQFRGAAFMYDQFVRKNIKKYGVLGQHGKGKNKFVDFFITPKKVS, from the exons ATGAGCCGTTTGGAGACTACGATCACCTTTCTTCATTCTCTAGCTGG GCCAATTGTGATGCTTCTGTACCCCTT GTTTGCATCGGTTATAGCAATAGAGAGAAGATCAAAGGGGGATTCCGATCATGAGCAATGGCTTGCTTATTGGATCCTTTACTCTTTTCTCACTCTCATGGAGATGCTTCTCGAACCCATCTTACAATG GATACCGATATGGTACAATATAAAGCTAGTATTTGTGGCGTGGTTGGTTTTACCTCAATTCAGAGGGGCAGCTTTCATGTATGATCAATTTGTTAGgaagaatatcaaaaaatatggaGTTTTAGGCCAACATG GCAAAGGCAAGAACAAGTTTGTGGACTTCTTCATTACTCCTAAAAAAGTAAGTTAA